The following proteins are co-located in the Endomicrobiales bacterium genome:
- the trpD gene encoding anthranilate phosphoribosyltransferase, which yields MIKSALAKIVAVTNLTQDEAFAVMSQIMSGNATEAQIAAFITALRMKGETIDEITGFSKAMRQFSLKISPNINDTMLDTCGTGGDGAHTFNISTIAAITASAAGVVVAKHGNRSVSSLCGSADILQELGVKIDISADSVKKCIEKIGIGFMFAPSFHPAMRYAAAPRKQIGIRTVFNLLGPLTNPAIANTQLVGLYNEGLLEKITGVLRNLGLKRALVVCGKDGLDEITVTSKTSVCELTDGLIKKYEIEPEDFGMIKHSIKELVGGDAKVNAKIANSVLNGQKNACLDAVVINAGAGIYVAKNLSSISDGIKLAFEAIKSGAAKAKLEALVKLTNELS from the coding sequence ATGATTAAAAGTGCCTTAGCAAAAATTGTTGCTGTTACAAACTTAACACAAGACGAAGCATTTGCTGTTATGTCACAAATAATGTCAGGTAACGCTACAGAAGCTCAGATAGCGGCCTTTATTACTGCCTTGCGTATGAAGGGAGAGACAATTGATGAGATAACAGGTTTTTCAAAGGCAATGAGGCAGTTTTCTCTAAAGATATCACCTAATATAAACGATACTATGTTGGACACTTGCGGCACAGGTGGTGACGGGGCGCATACTTTTAATATTTCTACAATCGCGGCAATTACTGCAAGCGCGGCTGGAGTGGTGGTTGCAAAACATGGAAATCGTTCTGTTTCAAGTTTATGTGGCAGTGCGGATATATTGCAGGAGCTTGGAGTAAAAATAGATATTTCGGCCGACTCAGTTAAAAAATGTATTGAAAAAATAGGAATTGGTTTTATGTTCGCGCCATCTTTTCACCCTGCAATGAGGTACGCTGCTGCTCCAAGGAAGCAAATAGGCATAAGAACGGTTTTCAATCTGTTAGGGCCGCTTACAAACCCAGCAATAGCAAATACGCAGCTTGTTGGTTTATATAATGAGGGCTTACTTGAAAAAATAACTGGTGTTTTGCGCAATCTTGGTTTAAAAAGAGCGCTTGTGGTATGCGGCAAAGATGGTTTAGATGAAATAACCGTAACTTCAAAAACTTCTGTTTGTGAACTTACAGATGGATTAATAAAGAAGTATGAAATAGAACCCGAAGATTTCGGTATGATAAAACATTCAATAAAAGAGCTTGTTGGCGGAGATGCAAAAGTAAACGCTAAAATTGCAAACTCTGTTTTAAACGGCCAAAAAAATGCCTGTCTTGATGCTGTTGTTATAAATGCAGGAGCTGGTATCTATGTTGCTAAAAATTTATCAAGTATCTCTGATGGTATAAAACTTGCTTTTGAGGCCATAAAATCTGGCGCTGCAAAGGCAAAATTAGAAGCTCTTGTGAAACTTACTAATGAACTTTCTTGA
- the hisF gene encoding imidazole glycerol phosphate synthase subunit HisF, with the protein MALSLRIIPCLDVNAGRVVKGTKFLNLKDAGDPVEVAKRYNKEGADELIFLDITASSDNRPIMLEVVRKTAEQVFIPLTVGGGVRKVEDIRALLNAGADKVSINTAAVHNPELVRLASKAFGSQCIVVAIDAKRNIRGGWTVYTHGGRNKTKLDVLQWAKKMQRLGAGEILLTSMDRDGTKNGYDNKLLSAVSNAVSIPVIASGGAGNSEHFLKACKSGASAVLAASLFHFRELSIMQVKKHLAAAGCVVRIK; encoded by the coding sequence ATGGCGCTTTCGCTGAGAATTATTCCATGTTTGGATGTTAACGCCGGGCGCGTTGTTAAGGGTACAAAGTTTTTAAATCTAAAAGATGCCGGCGACCCTGTTGAAGTTGCAAAACGTTACAATAAGGAAGGGGCCGATGAACTTATTTTTCTTGATATAACAGCATCTTCAGACAATAGACCAATAATGCTAGAAGTAGTTAGAAAAACAGCAGAGCAGGTTTTTATACCGCTAACAGTTGGTGGTGGCGTAAGAAAAGTTGAAGATATTCGCGCATTGCTTAACGCAGGTGCTGACAAAGTTTCTATAAATACAGCTGCCGTGCATAACCCCGAGCTTGTGCGTTTAGCAAGTAAAGCTTTTGGCAGTCAGTGTATTGTTGTCGCAATAGATGCCAAACGAAACATTCGTGGCGGCTGGACCGTTTATACTCACGGCGGAAGAAATAAAACAAAGCTTGATGTTTTGCAATGGGCAAAAAAGATGCAAAGGTTAGGCGCTGGCGAGATATTGCTTACAAGTATGGACCGTGACGGTACAAAAAATGGTTACGATAATAAGCTCCTTAGTGCTGTTAGTAATGCTGTTAGCATACCGGTTATTGCTTCTGGTGGTGCCGGAAATAGTGAGCATTTTCTTAAAGCGTGTAAGTCGGGTGCTTCTGCTGTGCTTGCGGCATCACTTTTTCATTTCAGGGAACTTTCAATTATGCAGGTAAAAAAACATCTTGCTGCCGCTGGTTGTGTTGTAAGGATAAAGTAG
- the hisB gene encoding imidazoleglycerol-phosphate dehydratase HisB has product MERKSKIDRKTKETDVFIELNLDKAKVSKIETTIPFLDHMLTLFAHHSGFGLNVRAKGDTHIDAHHLCEDLGITMGLAFAKAIQDKKGINRYGNFLLPMDEALSYVALDISGRAYLQYDVKFKKDFKSEFDYSLIKEFFYAFVVNAKITLHIELKKGGNNHHIAEAIFKGFAKALSIACARNKNGKVPSTKGKL; this is encoded by the coding sequence ATGGAAAGAAAATCAAAAATTGATCGCAAAACAAAAGAAACAGATGTTTTTATTGAGCTAAACTTAGATAAAGCAAAAGTTTCAAAAATTGAAACTACAATTCCTTTCTTAGATCATATGCTCACACTTTTTGCGCACCACAGTGGTTTTGGTTTAAATGTGCGCGCAAAAGGTGATACCCACATAGATGCTCATCACTTATGCGAGGATCTGGGAATTACAATGGGCTTGGCATTTGCAAAAGCGATACAAGACAAAAAAGGCATTAACCGTTATGGCAACTTCCTTTTGCCTATGGATGAGGCGTTATCGTATGTTGCGCTTGATATATCAGGTAGGGCATATTTACAGTACGATGTGAAATTTAAAAAAGATTTTAAAAGCGAGTTTGACTATTCTTTAATAAAAGAGTTCTTCTATGCTTTTGTGGTAAATGCGAAAATCACTTTGCATATTGAACTTAAAAAGGGTGGTAACAATCACCATATAGCTGAAGCTATTTTCAAAGGTTTTGCAAAAGCTTTAAGCATTGCCTGCGCTCGAAACAAAAATGGTAAAGTGCCTTCTACAAAAGGTAAATTGTGA
- the trpC gene encoding indole-3-glycerol phosphate synthase TrpC — MNFLETVIKYKKSSLIEAKKNVPFKILFAQLEEIKLQFGSFGKSLSKEGVRIIAEMKKASPLAGILCSNYVPAKIAREYSSCGAAAISVLTEEKYFLGSLDDIKIAKQNSSVPILRKDFIVDEYQLVEAKLAGADTVLLIVAALNKSEILNLISFASKISLECLVEVHTIPELELACECGANIIGINNRSLETLKVDLNTGFKMLSVMPKNKITVIESGIKTFDEINSFISAGVNAFLIGETIIKSQNPCNKLKELLGEKVA, encoded by the coding sequence ATGAACTTTCTTGAAACTGTAATTAAGTACAAAAAAAGCTCTTTGATAGAGGCAAAAAAAAATGTGCCTTTTAAAATACTCTTTGCGCAATTAGAAGAAATTAAGCTGCAATTTGGCAGTTTTGGTAAATCACTTTCTAAAGAGGGTGTTAGAATAATTGCTGAAATGAAAAAGGCAAGCCCGCTAGCCGGCATTTTGTGTTCAAACTATGTTCCAGCTAAAATTGCGCGTGAATATTCGTCCTGTGGTGCTGCGGCAATATCGGTATTAACAGAAGAAAAGTATTTTTTAGGTAGTTTAGACGATATTAAAATAGCAAAACAAAATTCATCAGTTCCAATTTTAAGAAAAGATTTTATTGTAGATGAGTATCAATTAGTTGAGGCAAAACTTGCCGGAGCGGACACAGTGCTTTTAATAGTTGCCGCATTAAATAAATCTGAAATTCTCAATTTAATTTCTTTTGCCTCAAAAATTTCGCTTGAGTGTCTTGTTGAAGTGCATACAATACCGGAATTGGAACTTGCATGCGAATGCGGTGCAAATATAATTGGCATAAATAACCGCAGTTTAGAAACACTTAAAGTTGATTTAAACACAGGTTTTAAAATGCTTAGTGTTATGCCAAAAAACAAAATTACTGTTATAGAAAGCGGCATTAAAACTTTTGATGAAATAAACAGTTTTATTTCTGCAGGTGTAAATGCTTTTCTTATAGGTGAAACTATAATTAAAAGCCAAAACCCGTGTAATAAATTAAAAGAGCTTCTAGGGGAAAAAGTTGCTTAA
- a CDS encoding aminodeoxychorismate/anthranilate synthase component II: MILVIDNYDSFTYNIVQYLYAWEKTVLVYRNDKISIEEIVKLKPAKILISPGPGNPSEAGISLDVIKYFAGKVPILGVCLGHQCIGEAFGGKVVRAKNLMHGKTSQIHHDSKGIFKSLPNPFEATRYHSLIVEKKSLPSELIISAQTSQGEIMALRHKKMQVDGVQFHPESILTKEGKKLLKNFVKGIQ, from the coding sequence ATGATTTTGGTAATAGATAACTACGATTCATTTACATACAACATTGTTCAGTATCTTTATGCGTGGGAGAAAACAGTTTTAGTTTACAGAAATGACAAAATTTCAATTGAAGAAATTGTAAAACTAAAACCGGCAAAAATACTTATATCGCCGGGCCCAGGCAATCCATCTGAGGCCGGTATATCTTTGGATGTCATTAAATATTTTGCAGGTAAGGTTCCAATTCTTGGGGTTTGTTTAGGTCATCAATGTATTGGTGAGGCCTTTGGCGGCAAAGTTGTTCGCGCAAAAAACCTTATGCATGGTAAAACTTCTCAGATACATCACGACTCTAAAGGTATTTTTAAAAGCCTTCCAAACCCATTTGAAGCAACCAGATACCATTCGTTAATTGTTGAAAAAAAATCTCTTCCCAGTGAACTTATAATTAGCGCGCAAACTAGTCAAGGTGAGATAATGGCTTTAAGACATAAAAAAATGCAGGTGGACGGGGTACAGTTTCACCCGGAATCAATTCTTACCAAAGAAGGGAAAAAGTTGCTTAAAAATTTTGTAAAAGGCATTCAATGA
- the trpE gene encoding anthranilate synthase component I, translating into MKQYFPNFTEFQKLSKTSNIVPVYAEIFADLETPVSAFLKLSGNEKYAYLLESVEGGERWGRYSFISCSPKLIFESKGASFALYKPGSKPNYVPCTRPMEKLKEVMANYKSAQISGLPIFWGGAVGYASYDMVRFIEELPNKPNDDLNLPDSVFLITDKMVIFDHLTHSVKIVACASIDSTKKVKEVYDSALEDIEQLIALLKLPLKAQAEQKNIGVKNSKVKSNLTKAQFEDNVKKAKEHIKNGDIIQVVLSQRFSKQISAKPFDIYRALRLVNPSPYMYYLKLNDFEIIGSSPEILVRKDGALCEIRPIAGTTIRGKNEEEENMLAAKLLSDPKERAEHIMLVDLGRNDLGRVCKSSSVNVGALMTIEKYSHVMHIVSSVSGQLKEGLDSFDLFNACFPAGTVSGAPKVRAMQIIDDLEPTARGPYAGAIGYFSFSGNMDMAITIRTVVVKNSVAMVQAGAGIVADSIPENEFLESQRKARALIVAIEKAEEGIR; encoded by the coding sequence ATGAAGCAATACTTCCCAAATTTTACTGAGTTTCAAAAGCTTTCTAAAACCAGCAATATAGTTCCTGTGTATGCGGAAATATTTGCCGATCTTGAAACACCTGTTTCTGCTTTTTTAAAACTTTCCGGCAACGAAAAGTATGCCTACTTATTAGAAAGTGTAGAGGGTGGGGAGCGTTGGGGCAGATATTCTTTTATTTCATGCTCACCAAAACTAATTTTTGAAAGCAAAGGTGCTTCTTTTGCGCTTTACAAACCAGGCAGTAAGCCAAACTATGTGCCTTGCACAAGGCCGATGGAGAAGTTAAAAGAAGTTATGGCTAATTACAAATCGGCGCAAATTAGTGGACTGCCTATTTTTTGGGGTGGGGCGGTAGGTTATGCGTCTTACGATATGGTGCGCTTTATAGAGGAGTTGCCAAACAAGCCAAATGATGATTTAAACCTTCCAGATAGTGTTTTTCTTATAACAGATAAGATGGTTATTTTTGACCATTTAACCCATAGCGTTAAAATTGTTGCCTGCGCGAGTATTGATTCTACAAAAAAAGTTAAAGAAGTTTATGATAGCGCGCTTGAAGATATTGAGCAGCTTATTGCCCTTTTAAAACTACCGCTTAAGGCACAAGCAGAACAAAAAAATATAGGCGTTAAAAATAGTAAAGTTAAATCAAACCTTACAAAAGCCCAGTTTGAAGATAATGTAAAGAAAGCGAAGGAACATATAAAAAATGGCGATATAATTCAGGTTGTGCTTTCTCAAAGGTTTTCAAAACAAATAAGCGCAAAGCCGTTTGATATTTATCGCGCTTTGCGTCTTGTTAATCCATCACCATATATGTATTACTTAAAGTTAAATGACTTTGAAATTATTGGTTCTTCGCCGGAAATACTTGTAAGAAAAGATGGCGCGCTTTGCGAAATTCGTCCAATTGCGGGCACAACTATTCGCGGTAAAAATGAGGAAGAAGAAAATATGCTTGCAGCAAAATTGCTTAGTGACCCCAAAGAGAGAGCAGAGCATATTATGCTTGTTGACTTAGGGAGAAATGACCTTGGCAGAGTATGTAAGAGTTCAAGTGTAAATGTTGGCGCATTGATGACAATAGAAAAGTATTCTCATGTAATGCATATAGTTTCTAGTGTAAGTGGTCAGTTGAAAGAGGGTTTAGATAGTTTTGATCTTTTTAACGCTTGTTTCCCTGCTGGTACAGTTTCTGGTGCGCCAAAGGTGCGTGCAATGCAAATTATTGACGATCTTGAGCCGACTGCCCGCGGGCCATATGCCGGCGCAATAGGTTATTTTTCATTTTCCGGTAATATGGATATGGCAATAACAATTCGTACAGTCGTTGTTAAAAACTCAGTTGCTATGGTGCAGGCAGGAGCTGGTATTGTTGCAGATTCTATACCGGAAAATGAGTTCCTGGAGTCACAACGCAAAGCCAGAGCGCTTATTGTTGCAATAGAAAAAGCGGAAGAAGGTATACGATGA
- the hisA gene encoding 1-(5-phosphoribosyl)-5-[(5-phosphoribosylamino)methylideneamino]imidazole-4-carboxamide isomerase codes for MLIIPAIDLLDGKCVRLLKGDYNQVSVYSNNPSEIALKWQEAGAKRLHVVDLDGARSGEPKNLSVISSIRKVFKGQIELGGGIRDNSTLENVFSAGIDYAIIGTAVCENIDFVRDAATKHFGKIIIGIDVKDGKVSVKGWKETTTTDAIELGKKLKNIGILEIIFTDISKDGMLIGPNIEQTVSIAVQSRLRVIASGGVSSIEDIKKIKAVEGFGIVGAIVGKALYENKFDLKQAILLAEK; via the coding sequence GTGCTTATAATACCAGCAATAGATTTGCTTGATGGCAAATGTGTACGACTGTTAAAAGGCGATTACAATCAAGTCAGTGTTTATTCAAATAACCCATCGGAAATTGCGCTTAAATGGCAAGAAGCTGGCGCAAAAAGATTGCATGTTGTTGACCTTGATGGCGCCCGCAGTGGTGAACCTAAAAACTTGTCTGTTATAAGCTCTATAAGAAAAGTGTTTAAAGGGCAAATAGAACTTGGCGGTGGAATTAGAGATAATTCTACGCTTGAAAATGTTTTTTCTGCAGGGATTGATTATGCAATAATTGGTACGGCGGTTTGTGAGAATATTGATTTTGTGCGAGATGCTGCAACAAAACATTTTGGGAAGATAATTATTGGCATAGATGTGAAAGATGGCAAAGTATCGGTTAAAGGTTGGAAGGAAACTACTACAACAGACGCTATAGAGCTTGGTAAGAAGTTGAAAAATATTGGAATATTGGAAATTATTTTTACGGATATATCAAAAGACGGCATGCTTATAGGCCCAAATATTGAACAGACAGTGAGTATTGCAGTGCAAAGCAGATTGCGTGTAATTGCCTCTGGTGGTGTTAGCTCAATTGAAGATATTAAAAAAATTAAAGCTGTTGAGGGTTTTGGTATAGTTGGTGCAATAGTTGGGAAAGCCTTGTATGAAAATAAGTTTGATCTTAAGCAAGCTATTTTGCTTGCGGAGAAATAA
- the hisH gene encoding imidazole glycerol phosphate synthase subunit HisH has protein sequence MKNVKPVIAVVDYGMGNLRSVAKAIELVGAKVVVSSNPKVLLASNGVVFPGVGAFNAALVNLKKTGLLSCLHDCISSSKPFLGLCLGFQLLFDHSQEGSGKGLSIIHGNVKAFNFKNSKLKMPHMGWNTVSINKENKFSKEMFKGIKNNSYFYFVHSYYCAPKAYDVVAAKTSYGIDFCSAIAKDNYWASQFHPEKSGANGLKLLANFVDKVKKCL, from the coding sequence GTGAAAAATGTAAAACCAGTCATTGCCGTAGTTGATTACGGTATGGGAAACCTAAGAAGTGTGGCAAAAGCCATTGAGTTGGTTGGTGCCAAAGTAGTGGTTTCTTCCAATCCTAAGGTGTTGCTTGCTTCTAATGGCGTTGTTTTTCCTGGAGTCGGAGCTTTTAACGCTGCATTAGTGAATTTAAAAAAAACTGGGCTACTGTCTTGCCTTCATGATTGTATAAGTTCTTCAAAACCATTTTTAGGGCTTTGTCTTGGATTTCAGTTATTATTTGACCACAGCCAAGAAGGAAGCGGGAAAGGCCTTTCAATAATTCATGGCAATGTAAAAGCTTTTAATTTTAAAAATAGTAAATTAAAAATGCCGCATATGGGCTGGAACACCGTCAGCATAAATAAAGAAAATAAATTTAGCAAAGAGATGTTTAAGGGTATAAAAAATAACTCATATTTTTATTTTGTGCATTCATACTATTGCGCTCCTAAAGCCTACGATGTGGTTGCGGCAAAAACTTCATACGGTATAGATTTTTGCTCCGCAATTGCAAAAGATAATTACTGGGCAAGCCAATTCCACCCTGAAAAAAGCGGCGCTAATGGTTTAAAGTTGCTCGCAAATTTTGTTGATAAGGTAAAAAAGTGCTTATAA
- the hisI gene encoding phosphoribosyl-AMP cyclohydrolase has protein sequence MNFIKNLKFDANGLIPTVVQDYKDGKVLMVAYMNAESIKRTVKTNKATFWSRSRQKYWLKGEESGNIQKVKEMFYDCDGDCILIKVDQIGGAACHTGYRSCFFTKVVQGGKTKTVGKKIFDPKKVYKK, from the coding sequence ATGAACTTTATTAAGAATTTAAAATTTGACGCAAATGGCCTGATACCTACGGTTGTGCAAGATTACAAGGATGGAAAAGTTTTGATGGTCGCTTATATGAATGCTGAATCTATTAAGCGTACAGTCAAAACAAATAAAGCAACCTTTTGGAGCCGTTCCCGCCAGAAATATTGGCTTAAGGGCGAAGAGTCGGGCAATATTCAAAAAGTAAAAGAAATGTTTTATGATTGTGATGGTGATTGTATTTTAATAAAGGTAGACCAGATTGGTGGTGCGGCTTGCCACACTGGGTATAGATCATGTTTTTTCACAAAAGTAGTACAGGGCGGAAAAACAAAAACTGTTGGTAAAAAAATATTTGATCCAAAAAAAGTATATAAAAAATAA
- the hisD gene encoding histidinol dehydrogenase has product MKNKNISAYVAEIINYVAKYGDRALMSMTLKYDGIKLTQNTILVDQKVILSSDKGIDAGLKKALDSAYKNVYNFHKAENSFIKRRWSMHSDGVLCGQFFTPIESVGLYVPGGRFSYPSTVIMSAVPARIAGVSNIVIATPAKSITPALLYAAKLCKINTIYKVGGPAAIAALAIGTKTIAKVDFIAGPGNMFVNEAKRQLFGKVGIDSLAGPSEVVIVADEKSNVDFIVADICAQAEHDPQAKAYLISDSKNIISLVKKQLTSNISRQTEFIYAKDCDFAKLINNIAPEHLEIMTKKPNKIFAQVKNAGAVFVGSSTPTVFGDYFAGPSHVLPTGACAKFSSGLSVLTFLKRSSFSNYSIKSAKKSAPLVAEIAKAEGLVEHANSALLRGK; this is encoded by the coding sequence ATGAAAAATAAAAATATATCAGCTTATGTGGCAGAAATTATTAATTATGTTGCCAAATATGGTGACAGAGCTCTTATGTCAATGACTCTTAAGTACGATGGCATAAAACTTACTCAAAACACTATATTGGTTGACCAAAAGGTAATATTGTCATCTGATAAGGGCATTGACGCAGGGTTAAAAAAAGCTTTGGACAGTGCGTATAAAAATGTTTATAACTTTCACAAAGCCGAAAATTCATTTATTAAAAGGCGTTGGTCAATGCATTCTGATGGTGTGCTTTGCGGGCAATTCTTTACACCAATAGAGAGTGTGGGGCTTTATGTACCTGGTGGAAGGTTTTCTTACCCATCAACAGTTATTATGTCTGCGGTTCCCGCGCGTATTGCGGGTGTTAGTAACATTGTAATTGCCACTCCTGCAAAAAGTATAACCCCTGCGTTACTTTATGCGGCAAAGCTTTGCAAAATAAATACTATTTATAAAGTTGGTGGCCCTGCGGCTATTGCAGCTTTGGCTATTGGAACAAAAACTATTGCAAAGGTAGATTTCATAGCAGGCCCTGGTAATATGTTTGTCAACGAAGCAAAAAGGCAGTTATTTGGTAAAGTCGGTATTGATTCTCTTGCAGGACCAAGCGAAGTTGTGATTGTTGCAGATGAAAAATCAAATGTAGATTTTATAGTTGCGGATATTTGTGCTCAGGCCGAGCATGACCCACAGGCAAAGGCATACTTAATTTCAGATTCAAAAAACATTATTTCTTTAGTTAAAAAACAGCTGACAAGTAATATTTCCAGGCAAACAGAGTTTATTTACGCAAAAGATTGCGATTTTGCCAAGTTAATAAACAACATTGCCCCAGAACACCTTGAAATAATGACTAAAAAACCAAACAAAATTTTTGCTCAGGTTAAAAATGCCGGTGCTGTTTTTGTTGGTTCTTCCACCCCAACTGTTTTTGGAGATTATTTTGCGGGGCCGTCTCATGTATTGCCAACAGGCGCTTGCGCAAAATTTTCAAGCGGTCTTAGTGTGTTAACATTTTTAAAGAGAAGCAGTTTTTCTAATTATTCAATAAAATCTGCGAAAAAAAGTGCGCCGTTAGTTGCTGAAATTGCTAAGGCAGAAGGGCTTGTAGAACATGCGAATTCCGCGCTTTTAAGAGGGAAATAA
- the murA gene encoding UDP-N-acetylglucosamine 1-carboxyvinyltransferase, translating to MDKIIIFGGKRLTGSITISGSKNSALPILIATLLTDEACVIENVPNLADIRTTLFLLEYLGKKVEKRGSIVYVENSSKLKHDAPYDLVRKMRASILVMGPLLARLGKVNVSLPGGCAIGARPIDIHLSAFKSLGAKIKLSGGYVLMNCSKLVGSVINFRFPSVGATENILLASVLAKGHTVIKNPAREPEIVDLANALNKMGAKITGAGSSIIKIQGVKKLSCLKHRVIADRIECATYMIASAITGGDVILKEAHIGHMRSIIEKLKKVGVKFENVKDGLRVKATNLLKAVSIKTGVYPAFPTDVQAQWMALLSVANGKADITEMVFENRFLHAVELQRLGANIKIEGNKVLVSGVKKLSGAPVMVSDLRAGAALVLAGLVAQGKTEVNRIYHLDRGYEKLEVKLRKLGANIKRVSV from the coding sequence ATGGATAAAATTATTATCTTTGGAGGCAAAAGGTTAACAGGCAGTATAACTATATCCGGCTCAAAGAACTCAGCATTGCCAATTTTAATTGCAACATTGCTAACCGATGAAGCTTGTGTAATTGAAAATGTTCCCAACCTTGCCGATATTAGAACCACATTATTTCTATTGGAGTATTTGGGGAAGAAAGTGGAAAAACGCGGCAGCATAGTTTATGTAGAAAACTCATCAAAACTAAAACATGATGCTCCTTATGACCTTGTGCGTAAAATGCGTGCAAGCATTTTGGTTATGGGGCCATTGCTTGCCAGGCTTGGCAAAGTAAATGTTTCACTACCCGGCGGGTGTGCCATAGGGGCAAGGCCTATAGATATTCATTTGTCTGCTTTTAAATCCCTTGGGGCAAAAATAAAATTGAGCGGCGGTTATGTTTTAATGAATTGCTCAAAACTTGTAGGTTCTGTTATAAATTTTCGTTTTCCAAGTGTTGGGGCAACAGAAAATATTTTGCTTGCAAGCGTTTTAGCTAAAGGGCATACTGTTATAAAAAATCCAGCCCGCGAGCCGGAAATTGTTGATTTGGCAAATGCACTCAATAAAATGGGAGCAAAAATAACCGGAGCTGGCAGCAGCATTATAAAAATACAGGGTGTCAAAAAACTTTCATGCCTTAAACATCGTGTGATAGCAGATAGAATTGAATGTGCCACTTATATGATTGCCTCTGCAATTACGGGTGGTGATGTTATATTAAAAGAAGCTCATATAGGGCATATGCGCTCAATTATAGAAAAGCTTAAAAAAGTTGGGGTTAAGTTTGAAAATGTGAAAGATGGTCTGCGTGTAAAGGCGACAAATTTACTAAAAGCTGTATCGATAAAAACAGGGGTATATCCGGCATTTCCCACCGATGTACAGGCACAATGGATGGCTTTACTTAGTGTTGCCAATGGCAAGGCAGATATTACGGAGATGGTTTTTGAGAACAGGTTTTTGCATGCTGTTGAGCTTCAGCGCCTTGGAGCAAACATTAAAATAGAAGGTAATAAGGTTTTAGTTAGCGGTGTAAAAAAGCTTTCTGGCGCGCCTGTTATGGTGTCAGATTTGCGCGCAGGGGCGGCACTTGTGCTTGCCGGTTTAGTGGCACAGGGCAAAACAGAAGTCAATAGAATTTATCATTTAGACCGTGGTTATGAAAAATTAGAAGTAAAGTTAAGGAAACTCGGGGCAAACATTAAGCGTGTTTCCGTTTGA